The following proteins are co-located in the Syngnathus scovelli strain Florida chromosome 5, RoL_Ssco_1.2, whole genome shotgun sequence genome:
- the LOC125969060 gene encoding neuropeptide Y receptor type 2-like, producing MSDSCFEFGGPVFKPSAHLDRLVHRLLRLKVSHTWVHWGPPVLEFTRVDFLASQTAPNIFSYRLTLYVASAGQPAGRWGRRNMDAANEALRLSAPESYANCCWASMGTVPVENQAAYPGLEDSTHLPSVRAALIMAYGIIIALGVVGNTLVIHVVFRFRRLRTVTNFFIANLALADLLVASLCLPFTLAYTLRGEWAFGQALCFALPCAQGAAVHVSTITLNVIAVDRLRSVARRPDGAPRMSRRACAAVVAITWVVSVLFASPLAIFREYATFHLAPGKSIQVCAEKWPEGSGSAPYSLAMLLLQYGLPLAVNTGAYACIWSKLNASRLSRAHRRRRKTTKMLVTVVAVFGVSWLPLHAFQLAVDMDGRVVYMDDFKLLFSAFHVVAMCSTFVNPILYGWMNSNYRSAFLDVCTCYRPFNIHKKMNKMAPAPAYKF from the exons ATGTCGGATTCTTGCTTTGAGTTTGGAGGTCCCGTGTTCAAACCCTCTGCTCACCTTGACCGCCTTGTTCATCGGCTCCTCCGCCTCAAAGTTTCACACACATGGGTCCATTGGGGACCTCCGGTGCTGGAGTTTACTCGCGTTGACTTTCTAGCTTCTCAAACAGCGCCGAATATCTTTAGTTACAGACTGACGTTATACGTTGCTTCGGCAGgtcagccggccggccgatggggtCGCCGCAACATGGACGCGGCAAATGAGGCACTGCGGCTGTCGGCACCCGAGTCCTACGCTAACTGCTGTTGGGCCAGCATGGGAACGGTGCCCGTTGAGAACCAGGCGGCCTATCCGGGCCTGGAGGACAGCACCCACCTGCCCTCCGTCCGTGCGGCGCTCATCATGGCGTACGGCATCATCATCGCCCTGGGGGTGGTGGGCAACACCTTAGTGATCCACGTGGTGTTTCGTTTCCGCCGCCTGCGAACCGTCACCAACTTCTTCATTGCCAATCTGGCTCTGGCCGACCTCCTGGTGGCATCGCTCTGCTTACCGTTCACGTTGGCGTACACCCTCCGTGGCGAGTGGGCGTTCGGCCAGGCGCTGTGCTTCGCCCTGCCGTGCGCGCAGGGCGCCGCCGTGCACGTGTCCACCATCACGCTGAACGTTATTGCGGTGGACCGCCTCCGCAGCGTGGCACGTCGCCCGGATGGCGCGCCGCGGATGTCCCGACGGGCGTGCGCCGCTGTGGTGGCAATCACCTGGGTGGTCAGCGTGCTCTTCGCCAGCCCGCTGGCCATCTTCAGAGAGTACGCCACCTTCCACTTGGCGCCCGGCAAGTCCATCCAGGTGTGTGCCGAGAAGTGGCCCGAGGGGAGCGGCAGCGCCCCCTACAGCCTGGCCATGTTGTTGCTGCAGTACGGCCTGCCGTTGGCTGTCAACACAGGAGCCTACGCGTGCATCTGGAGCAAG CTGAACGCCAGCCGCCTGTCGCGcgcccaccgccgccgccgtaaGACCACCAAGATGCTGGTGACGGTGGTGGCCGTCTTTGGCGTCAGCTGGCTGCCGCTGCACGCCTTCCAGCTTGCCGTGGACATGGACGGCCGTGTGGTCTACATGGACGACTTCAAGCTGCTCTTCAGCGCCTTCCACGTGGTGGCCATGTGCTCCACCTTCGTCAACCCCATTCTCTATGGCTGGATGAACAGCAACTACAGGAGCGCCTTCCTTGACGTCTGCACGTGCTACAGGCCCTTTAACATCCACAAAAAGATGAACAAAATGGCCCCTGCCCCAGCTTACAAGTTTTAA
- the LOC125969063 gene encoding lecithin retinol acyltransferase-like, producing MPIMFLYQLLSFFFTTSRKEEKEEDPASGYDLSRYKRGDLLEVPRTLFTHFGIYLGDGRVAHLIPDILPVVTRDKTAVDKMVTNNRLLLGVVAKAASVRVDSLRDFAYGSPVLVNRMDGVCKQPPLDADEVARRAEKLLGAVAYSLLWYNCEHYVMYCRYGMAISYQTYQFCTTVRKIVCSRTSSYVTALCGAAVLLYLGCATPVTLLATLLLSFIIWMAA from the exons ATGCCCATCATGTTCCTCTACCAGCTCCTCAGTTTCTTCTTCACCACCTCCaggaaggaggagaaggaggaggacccGGCCTCCGGGTACGACTTGTCCCGGTACAAGAGGGGCGACCTCCTGGAGGTGCCCCGGACCCTCTTCACGCATTTTGGCATCTACCTGGGCGACGGCCGGGTCGCCCACCTCATCCCGGACATTCTCCCCGTCGTCACGCGCGACAAGACGGCCGTGGACAAGATGGTGACCAACAACCGCTTGCTTCTGGGCGTGGTGGCCAAGGCGGCCAGCGTGCGAGTGGACTCGCTGCGGGACTTTGCGTACGGATCGCCGGTACTGGTGAACCGAATGGACGGCGTGTGCAAGCAGCCGCCGCTGGACGCCGACGAGGTGGCCAGAAGGGCGGAGAAGCTGCTGGGGGCCGTCGCCTACAGCCTGCTGTGGTACAACTGCGAGCACTACGTCATGTACTGCAGATACGGCATGGCTATCAGCTACCAGACCTATCAG TTCTGCACAACGGTGCGCAAGATTGTGTGCAGCCGCACCAGCTCGTACGTCACGGCCCTGTGCGGCGCAGCCGTGCTGCTTTACCTGGGCTGCGCCACGCCCGTCACCCTTTTGGCCACGCTGTTACTGTCCTTCATCATCTGGATGGCAGCCTAG
- the LOC125969062 gene encoding lecithin retinol acyltransferase produces the protein MINLFAFLVEKVSLLCKLKVLVFGSAHAQERPTQLRGASPPPSPPHPPLQRGDLLEVPRTLFTHFGVYLGDDRVAHLIPDILPALTDDQRRLATVVTNGRLIIGCLCRRATVRVDTLEDFAYGSRILVNRADGSGLVVGAAKGAKALPAEEVARRAEALLGSFPYSLLWNNCEHFVTHCRYGRAASRQTEQFCECIKSAIRDRRSILVTTILGIIFMFFGGMATSTTLPTILIPFTLWMAG, from the exons ATGATCAACTTATTCGCCTTCCTTGTGGAGAAAGTCTCCCTCCTCTGCAAGCTCAAAGTGCTGGTTTTCGGCTCTGCGCATGCGCAAGAGCGTCCCACCCAGCTCCGGGGAGCTTCACCCCCACCTTCGCCGCCTCATCCGCCTCTCCAGCGGGGCGACCTCCTCGAGGTACCCCGCACGCTTTTCACTCACTTCGGAGTCTACCTGGGCGACGACCGGGTGGCTCACCTCATCCCGGACATCCTACCGGCGCTCACCGACGACCAACGCCGTCTGGCCACGGTGGTGACCAACGGGCGGCTGATCATCGGGTGTTTGTGCCGGCGCGCCACGGTGCGTGTGGACACCCTGGAGGACTTTGCGTACGGCTCTCGAATACTGGTCAACCGGGCGGATGGAAGCGGGCTGGTGGTCGGGGCGGCGAAGGGGGCCAAGGCGCTCCCCGCAGAGGAGGTGGCCCGCCGGGCAGAGGCGCTGCTGGGCAGCTTCCCCTACAGCCTGCTGTGGAACAACTGCGAGCACTTCGTCACGCACTGCAGATACGGACGCGCCGCCAGCCGACAGACTGAACAG TTTTGCGAGTGCATAAAATCGGCGATCAGAGACCGACGCAGCATCCTGGTGACGACAATTCTGGGAATCATCTTCATGTTCTTTGGCGGCATGGCCACCTCGACTACATTACCCACAATTCTTATCCCCTTCACTCTGTGGATGGCTGGTTAA
- the LOC125969329 gene encoding PDZ and LIM domain protein 3 has product MAFKVVLNGPAPWGFRLVGGKDFAQPLTISRVTPGSKASVANLCAGDLIVAIEDSSAADMLHCDAQNKIKQATNQLTLTVERGGAKLWSPLVSGDGKVSPFKVNLEAEPQEYKAIGTAHNRRAQPFVAAANIDDTRQVVSTTYNTPIGLYSSGNIQDAMEGQMKGIVAPKSESPRTLANIEDSDVYRMLQKDHEEPGEPRQSGSFKALQEYVESDGTKPIVTRTVKAPTTKPSAPTGNLQKLPICDKCGNGIVGTVVKARDMFRHPTCFVCADCDVNLKQKGYFFVEGQLYCETHARARSRPPPESHDL; this is encoded by the exons ATGGCATTCAAGGTGGTCCTGAACGGGCCAGCCCCCTGGGGCTTCCGTCTGGTCGGTGGCAAAGACTTTGCCCAGCCACTCACCATCTCCAGG GTCACGCCTGGGAGCAAAGCGTCCGTGGCCAACCTTTGCGCCGGCGACCTGATCGTGGCCATTGAGGACTCATCCGCCGCCGACATGCTGCACTGCGACGCTCAGAACAAAATCAAACAGGCGACCAATCAGCTCACGCTCACCGTGGAAAG AGGCGGAGCTAAACTGTGGTCGCCGCTGGTGTCGGGAGACGGCAAAGTCAGCCCCTTTAAGGTCAACCTGGAAGCCGAACCGCAG GAGTACAAGGCCATCGGCACGGCGCACAACCGGCGAGCTCAGCCCTTCGTGGCGGCGGCCAACATCGACGACACGCGTCAGGTGGTCAGCACCACCTATAACACACCTATTGGGCTCTACTCATCTGGGAACATCCAGGACGCCATGGAGGGACAGATGAAAGGAATCGTCGCGCCCAAATCCGAAAG CCCGAGGACGTTGGCTAACATCGAGGACTCGGACGTCTATCGCATGCTGCAGAAGGACCATGAGGAACCGGGAGAACCTCGACAGTCGGGATCCTTCAAGGCGCTGCAGGAATATGTCGAGAGCGACG GCACTAAGCCGATAGTGACCAGGACTGTTAAGGCGCCCACCACCAAACCCAGCGCTCCCACCGGAAACCTGCAGAAACTTCCCATCTGCGACAAGTGTGGAAACGGCATTGT tGGTACAGTGGTGAAGGCCCGCGACATGTTCCGCCACCCGACTTGCTTCGTGTGCGCCGACTGCGACGTCAATCTGAAGCAGaagggttatttcttcgtggaaGGCCAACTGTACTGCGAGACCCACGCCCGGGCCAGGAGCAGACCCCCACCCGAGAGTCACGACTTGTAG